Sequence from the Rutidosis leptorrhynchoides isolate AG116_Rl617_1_P2 chromosome 3, CSIRO_AGI_Rlap_v1, whole genome shotgun sequence genome:
CTTTCGCTTAAACTTAGGGTGCTCCTTTTGTTGCAATACAAACACAATGTCACCTGTAACTGTGTCAGGCTGCAAGAAACAAACCAGGTCAAGAAACCATTATCTATATGAACACAAACTATAACAAGATGATAATGAGCTGACAGCTTCATCAGCCTCTCCGGGGAATGTAATCTTCTGACCATTCTGCATGCCCTTCTCCACATGAACTTCAAGCACCTTTTTCTCCTGCACCACTTTCTGACCCTTGCACTGTGTGCATCGATCCTTATCGTTAATAGTTTCTCCAGTACCCTTGCACTCATTACAAGGATGCTGCATTTGCTGGATCATAGATGGACCAAGATGTCTGATAGACACTTTCATTCCAGAACCCTGACAGCCAGCACACTTCATTGAAGCACCCGACTTTGAACCCTTTCTGCAAATTGCAACTGTCATTAGCAAAATTTGAAATAGAAACCATCACAAATCGAATATGGATTTCAAGTAAAGACTGATACTCACCCCTTACACTTGGAGCAGATCACATTACGTGAAAGAGATAGCTTTTTCGATGTGCCATTACAAAGATCCTCAAGCGAAACTTTGAGAGGATGGACAACATCTTCTCCTCTTCTTTGCCTTCGTCCCCTGCTGCTACCACCACCACCTTGTATACAAATCAATTCAAGTCTAAAGCTAATTACATCCCTAGAAACTTCAGAAACTATAAAACCAAAACTAGGTCAAAAGGGTGTTTATTTACCTCCGAAAGGGCTGCCACCACCACCAAAGAAAGATTGGAAGATATCAAAGGGGTCATGACCACCACCTCCACCACCCATTCCTTCCTTCAAGGCATCCTCACCATACTGATCATATATTTCACGCTTCTCTGGGTCACTCAGAACCTCATATGCTT
This genomic interval carries:
- the LOC139896000 gene encoding dnaJ protein homolog, producing MFGRAPKKSDNTKYYEILGVPNTASQDDLKKAYRKAAIKNHPDKGGDPEKFKEIAQAYEVLSDPEKREIYDQYGEDALKEGMGGGGGGHDPFDIFQSFFGGGGSPFGGGGGSSRGRRQRRGEDVVHPLKVSLEDLCNGTSKKLSLSRNVICSKCKGKGSKSGASMKCAGCQGSGMKVSIRHLGPSMIQQMQHPCNECKGTGETINDKDRCTQCKGQKVVQEKKVLEVHVEKGMQNGQKITFPGEADEAPDTVTGDIVFVLQQKEHPKFKRKGDDLFVEHTLSLTEALCGFQFILTHLDNRQLLIKSQPGEVVKPDSFKAINDEGMPMYQRPFMRGKLYIHFTVEFPDSLAPEQCKALEAVLPPKPSIKMTDMELDECEETTLHDVIIEEEMRRKQQQQAQEAYDEDEDMHGGAQRVQCAQQ